The genomic segment TAAAAACTCCTTTTTTAACTCTAATTTTTATTCAAAATATTATAATATTCTCATAAAATTATTATTACATAAATGCTTCAAGTAAAGTTTGAAACTTATCTAAGTAAAGTAAACTAACTTCACTTTATACATAATTATGCAGATTTATATCACCTTCTTTCAAAAAGTAACCTTCATAAATAAGAGTTTGTAAGTTTCCTAATTAGCTTTTTCTAATTTTTAGATATAACTTGTTATAGTATATATTAAAGAGATTTGATATCTTTAATATACCTAAAAATGTTTTAAATTCAATTAACAGAAATTTAAGTAGTAATTCTTTAAGCTTCTTACAGTTTTTTTATTATTTCTTAGAACCCCTCATTTTGTAGTTACTTTAGGATTAAGTATATTGTAGAGTCTATTTGTCTGCTATTATAAAGACACAAATTAATTTTGTCAATATTTTAAATTTATTAAATTTTGTAGGTTTTAAATATGTGGATAAAATACTTATTGACAAAATAATATATTATATTTATTATTATAGATAAATAAACTCTGCAATATCTTTTAGGAGGTTTTAATTTGAAATATACAAAAGCAACAAATTATGCTCTACATACAATTGTATATATGATGGAAAATGCGAAAAGTGAGAAACTAAGCGTAAGTGCTCTAGCGGAACACTTTAATTTATCTACTACATATCTTTCGAAAATTTTAACTCAGCTGGTAAAGGCTGATTTAATTGAGTCAACTCCAGGTGCAAATGGAGGTTACGTTTTGCGTAAAGACATGAAGTCTATTTCTTTTATGGATGTTATTAAGGCTACTGAAGGAACTGGCTCATTATTTGTTTGCAATTTAAATGAAAATAGCAAATGTTTGATTGAAAAAGTAATGTCAGAAGCTGAAAATGTACTAGAAAATTATCTAGAAGATAAAAAACTATATGATCTGACTCAAAATAAATCAAACTGCAAAACCAACAAAGAATAAATATTTACCCATTAATATATGGGTTTTTATATTTGAATTGCAGATATTATATATCTTTAATATATCTAAAGGAGAAATTACATAATGGACAAAATACAAGAACTTGAACAAAAACCTATTGGAAAATTACTTATACAATATTCAGTTCCAACAGTACTCAGTTTATTGATTAATTCACTTTATATAGTAATTGATCGGATGTTTATAGGAAATATATCTGAAGTTGGAACTCTAGCCTTAACTGGAATTGGCCTTACAATGCCAATTACTACAATAGTAGTAGCGTTATCTGCTCTCATATCAATGGGGGCCAGCTCTAATATCTCGATAAAACTCGGAGAAGGCAATAAAGAAGAAGCCGAAAATTTTGCAGGAAATGCACTATCTCTAAGCATTGTTTTAGGGCTTTTGGTCACCAGTCTCTATATGATATTTCAAAATTCAATATTAGGATGGCTCGGTATAAACGGTGAAGTCTTATCTTATACTAAAGATTTTATTACAATCATCATGGCTGGTACCGTATTTAATATGCTGGGATTTTGTCTGCCATTTATCGTTCGTTCTGATGGAAATCCTATATTTTCAGCTGCTATTACAATTACAGGGTGCATTCTTAATATATTACTTGATGCCTTATTTATATATGTATTTCACATGGGAATAAAAGGTGCAGCTATTGCTACTGTCATTGCTCAATTTACTACCGTAATTCTTGGACTTTATTATTTCATGAAATTAAAAAATACTTTGATACTTAAAAAGATCAATTTCAAATTACATATTTCAATTGTAAAAGCTATTTTCTTAATTGGGCTAGTTCCATTTTCTAATCAATTATCCGTAAGTGTTGCACAAATTGTAAGCAATTATTCCTTAAATTTATATGGTGGAGAACTAGCAATTGGCGCAATGACTGTACTAAACTCAATTACAATGTTATTTTTGATGCCAGTTTATGGAATAGCTCAAGGCTTCCAGCCCATTATCGGTTATAATTATGCAAAAAAGAACTATGGCAGAACCCTGAAGACTCTTGCCCTTGCTGTTTTGTTTAGTACTGGATTCTTGGCAGTTAGTGCTATAATTATGCAGCTATTTCCAAAATTCGCTGTTAGTCTTTTTACGCAGAACCCTGAACTTGTGAATATTTCTATAAATGGCTTAAAAAAATATACAGTGCTTATCTTTCTTATTTCCATTCCTACCTTTGGCTCTGGCTTCATGATGCTAACAGGTAAACCTAAAACTGCCGTAATATTAAGTATATCAAGGCAATCAGTGATATTAGCACTAACTATATTTTTCTTACCAAAGGTAATTGGTCAAGACGGACTATGGTTCGCTCAACCTATAACAGACCTTTTATCTAGCATTATCACAATTATATTATTCATAAAAGGATATAGTGGTATTTTATACAAAAAAACATCAACAAGGGTATAAGAAAGACAATATCCAGGATATTTTAGTTAAGTAGGTTTTTATGAATTTACTTAATCTTTCATATAAAAATTAGAAGTAAAGAAAAAATGGAGGTTTATCCTTGTAATTAGGACAAACCTCCATTTTATATTCAAAGACTAAGTCTAAGCTACATCAAATTTCGTAACTTGTCTTTGAGTAACTTGAGCACCAGACTTCTTAACTAAATCACCAGAATTAGTCTTGAAAACATTTTTAGAAATTACAGTGTCCATAAGTGCGTTAACCTCATCTTTTGTAAGAGTAGGTTTAACACCAGAAACACTTAAAGTACTTTTTTCGCCGGCTACAGTTAAAAAAGTCATAGATAAAGAATATTCCATTTAATTTACCACCTTTCTGTTTAGATAAGAGTTAAGGAAAGGAAACTCCTACTCCTATCGTCGTAGGAGTAAGCGATTCGCACAAAAGACGAGCTTTTGGCTCTCTGCTTAAGCATTTGCTAAGCTAGAAGATTCATTAATAAAGTAATCTCTAGTATTAGCTTCCATAACACCTTTAATTGCATCTGCAACAGCATAAACATTTTCAGGTGTCGCATCTGTTTTTATACCTGAGAAAGTTTTCTTGGTATAAATTGGATCGCCTGCTTTGTCTAGAGCTTTTTGAACTTCAATGCTGAGAGAAACAGAGTCAATAGTTTTAGTTACAGCCATAGTTTTAACCTCCTTCATTTTGTTTTCATAAAGGATATATGTATAAATTTTAGTCATTACATAAATAGATGAAAATAATTTGTTTTCTTATTTAAGAAAAGAACTAAAACAGATTATAGGTATTGAAAGGATGAATATGAAAAGTGAATGTTTTAGTTTATAATTTTTCAAGAAAAATCAACTTTGCATAGGTAGCGTAATAAATAAATTCTATTTTTGTTATTATTTTTGAAGGCTATAGCTTGAAATTATGGTTAATATATTGTTGTAAAGAAATATAGGCAAAAGGAGGAATAATAATATGGCATCAAATAGTAGTGGAAGAAATACAGTTTTAGTACCAGAAGCAAAACAAGGATTACAAAGATTAAAAACTGAAGCAGCTTCAGAAATTGGATTAAGTGATTATGAAAACATTGATAAAGGGAACCTTTCTTCAAGAGACAATGGTAGAATTGGTGGAGAAATGGTGAAAAGAATGATAGAAAGCTACGAACAAGAGCTTTAAATAATAGTGAATGCACCAAATCTGTTTTTGGTGCATTTATAGACTATGGCTAGATTTAGGTATATTTTATAGACTTTGTTTGTTAAAGAATTTAAATAGACATACTAAATAAATATTAACTTCATTATACATTTTAATGTTATCCTTTCTGAATAGAACTTAATATAACACCTATGATGACAATAACTCCTCCTAATATTTGTACGGTAGATACACGTTCATGTAAGATTAATATTGAAAATATCAAACCTAAAACAGGAACTAGATTCATAAGAGACACTGAAATACTAGCAGAGAGTTTTCTGAGTCCTAAATTATATAATAGAAATGCAACAATAGAGCAGCCTACACTTAGATAGATCAATGCGCTTGCTGAAGTCATGGTAGGCATTCTCCATGTTTTACCCTCGATGATGACAAATGGCAAAAAGAAGATGAAGCCTGCTAGCATTTGATAATATGTTAACGTCATTGCAGAATATTTATTTGTCAAATCTCTCGTAATAAAGTTGTAGAATGCCCATACAATTCCAGCTCCTATTAGGATTATATTTCCTAACATAGATTTAGAATTGCCATCTACATTAATTTGAGTTAGAACTGCAACACCAATGATAGCGAGTATAATTCCAAGTACCTTTTTTATATTTGGCTTTGAATGATAAATAAAAAATTCTAGTAATGTTGTAACAGCAGGAAAAGAAGCTACTATCAAAGCAGAATTTGAAGAAGATGTCATACTAACCCCAATGTTTTCTATTGCAAAATAAAGTGTAATCCCCAAAAATCCACTTAATGCAATACGCATACGATCTTCCTTTTGTATTTGTTCATTATTTGATGTGATTTTCCTCATGAACCAAAAGAGAATCACAGCAAAAAGAGTTCTAACTGCAGCGAGTTGAATAGGAGCAAAAGTTTCATAAGCTAATTTTGTTGCAATAAAAGATGCACTCCATAATACAACAGCCCCAGTACTAGCCAAGTAATAGTAAGATAAAGTTCCATTTTGTATATTTGTTTTTTGATTATCTAGTAATGATTTGGCCTTTAACATAGAAATATATATCCCCCTTTTAATTTAGTGACTACTATTGTAACTACTTGTGATTACAATATCAGTTTTAGTTGATTGTGTCAATAGATTTAGTTATAATATTAGTTACTAAA from the Clostridium beijerinckii genome contains:
- a CDS encoding RrF2 family transcriptional regulator; protein product: MKYTKATNYALHTIVYMMENAKSEKLSVSALAEHFNLSTTYLSKILTQLVKADLIESTPGANGGYVLRKDMKSISFMDVIKATEGTGSLFVCNLNENSKCLIEKVMSEAENVLENYLEDKKLYDLTQNKSNCKTNKE
- a CDS encoding MATE family efflux transporter; this translates as MDKIQELEQKPIGKLLIQYSVPTVLSLLINSLYIVIDRMFIGNISEVGTLALTGIGLTMPITTIVVALSALISMGASSNISIKLGEGNKEEAENFAGNALSLSIVLGLLVTSLYMIFQNSILGWLGINGEVLSYTKDFITIIMAGTVFNMLGFCLPFIVRSDGNPIFSAAITITGCILNILLDALFIYVFHMGIKGAAIATVIAQFTTVILGLYYFMKLKNTLILKKINFKLHISIVKAIFLIGLVPFSNQLSVSVAQIVSNYSLNLYGGELAIGAMTVLNSITMLFLMPVYGIAQGFQPIIGYNYAKKNYGRTLKTLALAVLFSTGFLAVSAIIMQLFPKFAVSLFTQNPELVNISINGLKKYTVLIFLISIPTFGSGFMMLTGKPKTAVILSISRQSVILALTIFFLPKVIGQDGLWFAQPITDLLSSIITIILFIKGYSGILYKKTSTRV
- a CDS encoding DUF2922 domain-containing protein: MEYSLSMTFLTVAGEKSTLSVSGVKPTLTKDEVNALMDTVISKNVFKTNSGDLVKKSGAQVTQRQVTKFDVA
- a CDS encoding DUF1659 domain-containing protein; its protein translation is MAVTKTIDSVSLSIEVQKALDKAGDPIYTKKTFSGIKTDATPENVYAVADAIKGVMEANTRDYFINESSSLANA
- a CDS encoding alpha/beta-type small acid-soluble spore protein, which gives rise to MASNSSGRNTVLVPEAKQGLQRLKTEAASEIGLSDYENIDKGNLSSRDNGRIGGEMVKRMIESYEQEL
- a CDS encoding DMT family transporter, with product MLKAKSLLDNQKTNIQNGTLSYYYLASTGAVVLWSASFIATKLAYETFAPIQLAAVRTLFAVILFWFMRKITSNNEQIQKEDRMRIALSGFLGITLYFAIENIGVSMTSSSNSALIVASFPAVTTLLEFFIYHSKPNIKKVLGIILAIIGVAVLTQINVDGNSKSMLGNIILIGAGIVWAFYNFITRDLTNKYSAMTLTYYQMLAGFIFFLPFVIIEGKTWRMPTMTSASALIYLSVGCSIVAFLLYNLGLRKLSASISVSLMNLVPVLGLIFSILILHERVSTVQILGGVIVIIGVILSSIQKG